A stretch of the Uranotaenia lowii strain MFRU-FL chromosome 3, ASM2978415v1, whole genome shotgun sequence genome encodes the following:
- the LOC129752705 gene encoding uncharacterized protein LOC129752705: MFMQTLWSLNSDDGKPWGWDQPLPPSLTTYWQNYYAQLPVLDQLRIPRCVVLPEFESIQLHLFSDASENAYGACAYFRSKDSSGSISVGLLTAKSKVAPLKKRSIPRLELCEALEAAQLYQKISSTFGKKFETFFWVDSTTVLAWLKATPSVWTTFVANRVSKIQLATVGASWNPVAGQENPADHLSRGIDAKTLISCKLWWNGPNWLRSDDFLQLTSPSSTSFETHLEFRTSKPVGLTASADSSFIDSFVGRFSKYQTMLRVTAFCLRLSRKSRSAEARKRSFLSATEIRDAENALIRLVQAREFSEHVAALQTSKPAPIRSQLRWFTPFLDADRLMRVGGRIDKSALNYDAKHQILLPYNHRFSALLVECFHERHLHAAPQLLLGILRLRYWITGARKLARTIVHRCIICVRARPKLVEQFMAELPKERVIAARPFSVSGVDYWGPILLKPPHRRAAPIKAFVAVFVCFTTKAVHIELVFDLTTAKFIQALRRFVSRRGPPSDIYSDNGRNFLGASNELRKLLRSSEHSKGVSIECSDCNIRWHFNPPRASHFGGLWESAINSAQKHFLRVVRDRPLAYDDMDTLLCQIECCLNSRPITPLSDDPTDFEPLTPGHFLVGTSLKSVPDENLHDIPSNYLRKWQQTQQLLQDIWRRWHLEYLSSLAQRAKWHNSPVILRENQLVLLKEDGTPPIRWPTARITKLHPGTDGITRVVTLQTPKGSCTRPVAKVCLLPIASSAEESEKPPAADQ, translated from the coding sequence ATGTTTATGCAGACTCTGTGGAGTCTGAACTCCGACGACGGCAAGCCATGGGGATGGGATCAACCACTACCACCATCTCTGACCACGTATTGGCAAAACTACTATGCGCAATTACCTGTCCTTGATCAGCTTCGAATCCCACGATGCGTCGTGCTTCCCGAATTTGAATCCATCCAGCTACACCTGTTTTCTGACGCTTCAGAAAACGCCTACGGGGCCTGTGCCTACTTCCGATCAAAGGACTCATCAGGTTCTATTTCCGTCGGCCTTCTCACGGCCAAATCCAAAGTCGCTCCTTTGAAAAAACGTAGTATTCCCCGGCTGGAACTTTGTGAGGCTCTCGAGGCTGCCCaattgtatcaaaaaatctccTCAACCTTCGGAAAGAAGTTCGAAACCTTTTTCTGGGTCGACTCAACCACGGTGCTCGCCTGGCTGAAGGCAACTCCCTCAGTTTGGACAACTTTCGTGGCCAATCGGGTTTCAAAAATCCAGCTTGCAACAGTCGGCGCTTCCTGGAATCCTGTTGCTGGTCAAGAGAACCCTGCTGACCATTTGTCTCGAGGAATCGACGCAAAAACGCTGATCTCCTGTAAACTGTGGTGGAATGGACCAAATTGGCTTCGGTCCGATGACTTTTTGCAGCTAACATCGCCATCAAGCACCTCCTTCGAGACCCATCTAGAATTCCGCACATCCAAACCGGTCGGCCTAACCGCCTCAGCAGACAGTTCCTTCATCGATTCCTTCGTTGGCCGATTCTCGAAGTACCAAACCATGCTGCGCGTCACAGCATTCTGCCTCAGGTTGTCACGCAAGTCTCGAAGCGCAGAAGCAAGAAAAAGATCGTTCCTCTCAGCAACGGAAATTCGCGATGCCGAAAATGCTCTCATACGATTGGTGCAAGCTCGAGAGTTCTCCGAGCACGTAGCAGCTCTTCAAACATCGAAGCCAGCTCCAATCAGGTCCCAACTCCGATGGTTTACTCCGTTCCTGGATGCAGATCGCCTGATGCGTGTTGGAGGACGAATCGACAAATCAGCGCTAAATTACGACGCCAAGCACCAAATTCTTCTTCCGTACAATCATCGGTTCTCCGCCCTGCTGGTGGAGTGCTTTCATGAAAGGCATTTGCATGCAGCACCTCAATTGCTACTTGGAATCCTTCGATTGCGGTACTGGATCACAGGGGCCAGAAAGCTGGCCAGAACGATTGTTCATCGCTGCATAATTTGCGTCCGAGCTCGCCCTAAATTGGTTGAACAATTCATGGCAGAGCTACCAAAGGAACGCGTAATTGCCGCCCGACCCTTTTCGGTTTCCGGTGTCGATTATTGGGGCCCGATCCTGCTCAAACCTCCTCATCGTCGAGCAGCCCCAATCAAGGCATTTGTAGCGGTGTTCGTCTGCTTTACTACGAAGGCTGTCCATATCGAACTCGTTTTCGACTTAACGACAGCCAAATTCATCCAGGCTCTTCGTCGCTTCGTGTCCCGCCGAGGCCCACCATCAGACATCTACAGCGACAACGGAAGAAACTTTCTTGGTGCCAGCAATGAATTGCGCAAACTTCTTCGGTCGTCTGAGCACTCTAAAGGAGTTTCAATCGAGTGCTCCGATTGCAATATCAGGTGGCATTTTAATCCACCACGAGCTTCTCACTTCGGCGGATTATGGGAATCCGCAATCAACTCTGCGCAAAAACATTTTCTCCGAGTTGTCCGTGATAGACCGCTGGCTTATGACGATATGGACACATTATTGTGCCAGATAGAGTGCTGCCTCAACTCCCGCCCGATTACTCCACTGAGCGATGATCCGACGGATTTCGAGCCACTTACTCCAGGGCATTTTCTGGTGGGTACGTCCCTGAAATCCGTTCCAGATGAGAACTTGCATGACATCCCTTCGAATTATCTGCGGAAGTGGCAGCAAACTCAGCAGCTGCTGCAGGACATCTGGCGTCGATGGCACCTAGAATATTTGTCCTCATTAGCACAAAGAGCAAAGTGGCATAACTCACCTGTGATACTAAGAGAAAACCAGCTCGTTCTTCTGAAGGAGGATGGAACTCCACCAATCCGCTGGCCGACGGCCAGAATCACAAAATTGCATCCAGGGACTGATGGCATCACGAGAGTCGTCACTCTGCAGACCCCAAAGGGCTCTTGTACCCGTCCGGTGGCGAAAGTTTGCCTTTTGCCCATTGCATCATCAGCGGAGGAAAGTGAAAAACCGCCCGCCGCTGACCAATAA
- the LOC129752707 gene encoding uncharacterized protein LOC129752707, giving the protein MATERRIKSLRMRLRSIETSFNLIKVFVENFDEETQSMEVPVRLENLAVLWADFGKTQAELEAADVDDNAVMEHQLKQRAQFETDYYRVKGFLLSVNKSTSPSSTSCHSSAHFPTSSQIRLPDVKLPVFNGALENWLNFHDLFISLVHSSTELSNIQKFYYLRSSLAGDALKLVQTIAISANNYPVAWNLLIDHFQNPARLKQTYVDSLFEFAPLKNESASDLHSLVERFEANVRILKQLGERTEFWDVLLIRMLSIRLDPTTRRDWEEFSSTHEAATFPDLVSFLQRRVTVLQSVSNVQLDTSSSSLPVLVNSVLG; this is encoded by the coding sequence ATGGCTACGGAACGGCGTATCAAGTCGCTCAGAATGCGACTTCGAAGTATCGAGACGTCGTTCAACCTGATCAAAGTCTTCGTTGAAAACTTCGACGAAGAAACTCAGTCGATGGAAGTTCCCGTTCGGCTGGAAAACCTGGCCGTGTTGTGGGCGGACTTCGGCAAAACGCAAGCCGAACTTGAAGCCGCTGATGTCGACGACAATGCGGTGATGGAACATCAGCTGAAGCAGCGGGCCCAGTTCGAGACGGACTACTACCGAGTGAAGGGTTTTTTGCTGTCCGTTAATAAAAGTACATCGCCCAGCTCCACCTCTTGTCACTCCAGTGCGCATTTCCCTACTTCTTCGCAAATTCGGCTCCCAGATGTAAAACTTCCTGTTTTTAATGGCGCTCTCGAAAATTGGTTGAATTTTCATGACTTATTTATTTCGTTGGTGCATTCGTCGACTGAATTGTCCAATATTCAGAAGTTTTATTATTTGCGTTCGTCATTAGCGGGGGATGCGTTAAAGCTGGTACAAACGATTGCGATTAGCGCCAATAATTACCCAGTTGCGTGGAACTTGCTGATAGATCACTTCCAAAATCCTGCACGTTTGAAACAAACCTATGTCGACTCCCTTTTTGAGTTTGCTCCGTTGAAAAATGAATCTGCAAGTGATCTTCATTCTCTGGTGGAACGATTCGAAGCTAATGTCCGCATCTTGAAGCAGTTGGGAGAGAGAACCGAGTTTTGGGATGTGTTGCTGATTCGTATGCTCAGTATTCGTCTTGACCCCACTACACGAAGGGATTGGGAAGAATTTTCGTCGACTCATGAGGCAGCTACCTTCCCAGATCTGGTCAGCTTTCTTCAGCGGAGGGTCACCGTTTTGCAGAGTGTGAGCAACGTTCAACTGGACACTTCCTCTTCTTCGCTGCCTGTTCTTGTGAATTCTGTTCTGGGATGA
- the LOC129752706 gene encoding uncharacterized protein LOC129752706, translated as MQRFWIIGEADSAPCMSVEEAACEKHFSQNVQRTPEGRYIVRLPFKEPVSSVGDNRSIAQRRFRMVESRLQRDTNLQAQYHDFMAEYVTLGHMQRVDTSTPPTQQYYLPHHAVIREDSSTTKVRVVFDASCKSGSGKSLNDVLMVGAVIQDDLRSIILRTRINPVLLIADIQKMYRQILVDERDTPLQRILWRSSPDEPVSTFELKTVTYGTASAPFLATRTLQQLADDEKADFPMGAAILKRDVYVDDLVTSGRTPEELA; from the coding sequence ATGCAACGATTCTGGATCATCGGAGAGGCAGATTCAGCTCCTTGTATGTCGGTGGAAGAAGCAGCCTGCGAAAAGCACTTTTCGCAGAACGTTCAACGCACCCCAGAAGGTCGATACATCGTTCGATTGCCGTTCAAGGAACCTGTTTCCAGCGTAGGCGACAATCGCAGCATCGCACAACGTCGATTCCGGATGGTTGAGTCTCGCTTGCAACGGGACACTAATCTACAGGCTCAGTATCACGACTTCATGGCCGAATACGTCACCTTAGGGCACATGCAGCGAGTAGACACTTCTACTCCACCTACCCAGCAGTATTACCTTCCTCATCATGCGGTGATTCGTGAAGATAGCTCGACTACCAAGGTGCGAGTCGTCTTCGATGCTTCGTGCAAGTCAGGATCTGGCAAATCGCTCAACGACGTGCTCATGGTTGGGGCAGTCATCCAAGACGACCTTCGTTCAATCATCCTGAGAACCAGAATCAATCCCGTTTTGCTCATcgctgacatccaaaaaatgtACCGTCAAATCCTGGTCGACGAACGAGACACTCCTCTCCAGCGGATTCTTTGGCGAAGTTCACCGGACGAGCCTGTCAGCACGTTTGAGCTGAAAACAGTCACCTACGGCACAGCTAGTGCACCATTCCTGGCCACCAGAACCCTACAACAATTGGCAGACGACGAAAAAGCGGATTTTCCTATGGGCGCGGCGATTCTGAAGAGAGATGTGTACGTAGACGACCTGGTTACCAGCGGAAGGACTCCTGAAGAACTGGCGTAG